The genomic region GAACAGCACCAGCGTGATCGCGGCAAAGACCGCCACGAATTTCCACCCCTCGGGGTGCATCGGCTTGAGGAACGTATCGACCATGCGCATTGGGTTCACCCTTCTGAGGGTCGCCTACTACTTCCACAGCCGAGGACAGGCAACGGAAAACGCTTTGGACCCGCAAAGCGGGCATGTCTGCCACACCTTGCGAAACCATGCATTCGGACCGGGCTGATTTACACACAAAAATACGAATTTTCAATTATCGTACATCAATCGAAATACTTGGCGCAAAAAACAGCCATATTCAGAACTGGAACACACAAATGTCGAACAAAATTGTGCGAACTCAGGCCTGCTTGCTGGCACTGATCTGTCTGGGCACTCCGGCGCTGGCGCAGGACTGGTCCGGGTTTTATGCGGGCGGCACGCTGAACTATGACCAGATCGAAGTGAACGATCTGACCTATGGTGACGGGCCCGTCGACCTTGACGGTGCCGGTGTCGGGATCTTTGCCGGCTACAATCTCCAGTCCGGCAACCTTGTCTATGGCGCCGAGGTGATGGCCGCGACGCATTCCGGCGAAGGCGACGACGGTGACTTTCTGGTGCCGGCCACCGCCGAATGGTCGCTTGGCCTGCGGGGCCGCGTCGGTTTTGTCACCGGTCGCATGTTGCCCTACCTTTCGGTTGGCATGACCCGCACCGCCTGGGAAGCCGACCATGAAGGCGACGGATTGGCTGACGATATCTGGGGCGACAAGGCGAACGGAACGTCGATAGCGCTTGGGGTTGACTGGTCGATGGGGGAACGGTCGCTGGTGCGGTTCGAAGTGGAACGCACCCGGTATGGCGAGCACGAGATCAACTTCTACGGCGACGACATCCACGAATACGACATGGACGCCACGCGCGTTTCGGTCGGCTACGCGCTGCAGTTCTGACCGGACCGGTGATTTGACGGCGGGCGGGCCAAATGGCCCGCCCAAATTTCATCAGGCGGGGATCACCATCCCCTTGCCCTTGGCCAGTTCCCGCATCTTGGCCTGCAGCTTTTCAAAGGCCCGCACTTCGATCTGGCGGATCCGCTCGCGGCTGACACCATAGCTTTCGCTCAACTCCTCCAGCGTGACCGGTTCTTCCGACAGGCGGCGTTGCATCAGCACGTCCTTTTCGCGGTCATTCAGCACGGACATCGCCTGAAACAGCAGCGCCCGCCGCGCATCAAGTTCATCCTTGGCTTCATAGGCTTCGGCCTGATCGCTGTCTTCATCCTCCAGCCAGTCCTGCCATTGGGTGGAACTGTCACCATCCGACCCGACGGTCGCGTTCAGGCTGGCATCCGACCCCGAAAGGCGGCGGTTCATGTCCACCACCTCGGCCTCGGTCACACTCAGATCCTTGGCGATCTGGGCCACGTTTTCGGGCCGCAGGTCGCCCTCTTCCAGCGCGCCGACCTTGGCCTTTGCCTTGCGCAGGTTGAAGAACAGCTTTTTCTGCGCGCTGGTGGTGCCAAGTTTCACCAGGCTCCACGACCGCAGGATGTATTCCTGAATGCTCGCGCGGATCCACCACATTGCATAGGTCGCAAGGCGGAAGCCCTTTTCGGGATCAAACCGCTTGACCGCCTGCATCAGGCCGACGTTCGCCTCACTGATGACCTCGGCCTGCGGCAACCCGTAGCCCCGATAGCCCATGGCGATTTTGGCCGCCAGCCGCAGGTGGCTGGTCACCATCTTGTGCGCCGCTTCGGTATCCTGATGGTCCACCCAGCGTTTGGCCAGCATGTACTCTTCCTCAGGCTCCAGCAGCGGAAACTTGCGGATTTCCTGCATGTACCGGTTCAGCCCCTGTTCCGGGCTGGGTGCAGGAAGGTTTGTATAGGTGCTCATGTCATGCCCCCTTGTCGTTCCGGTGCATTGTGCCCCCGGAAGATCGCGTAATCTGAGGTAACTATCGGACGGACGCAACCGTTCCGCTTATACCCTCTTTCGATGGCAAATGTGCGTCAGTGCCCGGTATGTGAAGCGTTGTGACATTCTACTCACGAAAACGTCACCAAAATCTTGCGACGAGTCACGGTTCTGCTGGCACAGGCTGGCCCCGCAATCCCGCTATCAATTCGGCCATATCCTCTGGGAGCGGAGAGGTGAATTCCACCCTCTCTCCCGTGACCGGATGATCAAAGCCAAGACTTGCCGCATGCAGCGCCTGCCGGGGGAAGGTGTTGGCCCGCCCTGCCCCTGCGCCAAAGACCTTTTCCGACAGCCGCCGCGTGCCGCCATAGGTCTGGTCGCCCACAAGCCCGTGGCCCGCATAGGACAGGTGCACCCGGATCTGATGGGTTCGCCCGGTTTCCAGCCAACATTCCACCAGCGCGGCTTCGCCGGAAAACCCCTCGATCACCCGGGCACGGGTGACCGCATGGCGGCCACTTTCCCACACGACCGCCTGACGCTGCCGGTCGGTCTTGTGGCGGGCAAGGCCGGTGGCGATCCGCAGGATGCCCCCCGCCTCGAAGGTGACCCCCCGCAAGCCGCGCAGCCGCGGGTCCGACGCCTGCGGTACGCCGTACACCACCGCGACATAGCGGCGGGTGACCGAATGATCCTCGAACTGCCGGGCCAAGCCGTGATGCGCCCTGTCTGATTTCGCGACCACCAGAAGCCCGGTCGTGTCCTTGTCGATCCGGTGAACGATCCCCGGC from Tabrizicola piscis harbors:
- the rpoH gene encoding RNA polymerase sigma factor RpoH, with the protein product MSTYTNLPAPSPEQGLNRYMQEIRKFPLLEPEEEYMLAKRWVDHQDTEAAHKMVTSHLRLAAKIAMGYRGYGLPQAEVISEANVGLMQAVKRFDPEKGFRLATYAMWWIRASIQEYILRSWSLVKLGTTSAQKKLFFNLRKAKAKVGALEEGDLRPENVAQIAKDLSVTEAEVVDMNRRLSGSDASLNATVGSDGDSSTQWQDWLEDEDSDQAEAYEAKDELDARRALLFQAMSVLNDREKDVLMQRRLSEEPVTLEELSESYGVSRERIRQIEVRAFEKLQAKMRELAKGKGMVIPA
- a CDS encoding outer membrane protein; the protein is MSNKIVRTQACLLALICLGTPALAQDWSGFYAGGTLNYDQIEVNDLTYGDGPVDLDGAGVGIFAGYNLQSGNLVYGAEVMAATHSGEGDDGDFLVPATAEWSLGLRGRVGFVTGRMLPYLSVGMTRTAWEADHEGDGLADDIWGDKANGTSIALGVDWSMGERSLVRFEVERTRYGEHEINFYGDDIHEYDMDATRVSVGYALQF
- a CDS encoding RluA family pseudouridine synthase, yielding MDEAFEDGDDVAADGLSAGGTLAVTIGEDAPSRLDKALAAAVPEAASLSRSRLMRMIADGDVFRNDVAVTDPKAKVAAGEVYVLTLAPAAPVETLAEDIPLTVLFEDDDLIVIDKPAGMVVHPAPGSPSGTLVNALLHHCGDTLSGIGGERRPGIVHRIDKDTTGLLVVAKSDRAHHGLARQFEDHSVTRRYVAVVYGVPQASDPRLRGLRGVTFEAGGILRIATGLARHKTDRQRQAVVWESGRHAVTRARVIEGFSGEAALVECWLETGRTHQIRVHLSYAGHGLVGDQTYGGTRRLSEKVFGAGAGRANTFPRQALHAASLGFDHPVTGERVEFTSPLPEDMAELIAGLRGQPVPAEP